Proteins from one Palaemon carinicauda isolate YSFRI2023 chromosome 26, ASM3689809v2, whole genome shotgun sequence genomic window:
- the LOC137620185 gene encoding cuticle protein AM1199-like encodes MKFVILAALASVALGVPQGYSAPAPRSSVRDDSFEDVAILRDDRVHEDDGRYNFDIEAENGIRASESGSPNGPSGAIVSAGEYSYTAPDGTDVVVRYVADENGFQPQSDLLPVAPEFPHPIPQFVLDQIAFAAEEDARRPRTDSFERSGSVRAPSTSYQRP; translated from the exons ATGAAGTTT GTCATCCTCGCCGCCCTGGCTTCTGTGGCCCTTGGTGTCCCTCAGGGATATAGTGCCCCTGCCCCTCGTTCCTCTGTGAGGGACGACTCCTTCGAGGACGTGGCCATCTTGAGGGACGACCGAGTCCACGAGGACGACGGAAGGTACAACTTCGACATCGAAGCCGAAAACGGGATCAGGGCATCGGAGTCAGGTTCTCCTAATGGTCCATCGGGCGCCATCGTCAGTGCCGGGGAATACTC CTACACTGCACCTGACGGTACCGACGTAGTCGTGAGATACGTCGCTGACGAGAACGGCTTCCAGCCCCAGTCCGATCTGCTTCCAGTGGCCCCAGAATTCCCCCACCCAATtccccagttcgtcctcgaccagatcgccTTCGCTGCCGAGGAAGACGCCCGCCGTCCACGAACAGATTCCTTCGAGAGGTCCGGCTCCGTTCGAGCCCCATCCACCTCCTATCAGAGACCTTAG
- the LOC137619936 gene encoding cuticle protein AM1199-like, whose amino-acid sequence MNKLQRKKSQETKQIPNLEKKLHKHQNLIFLNDILSQVILAALASVALGVPQGYSAPAPRSSVRDDSFEDVAILRDDRVHEDDGRYNFDIEAENGIRASESGSPNGPAGAITSAGEYSYTAPDGTDVVVRYVADENGFQPQSDLLPVAPEFPHPIPQFVLDQIAFAAEEDARRPRTDSFERSGSVRAPSTSYQRP is encoded by the exons atgaataaattacAGAGAAA AAAAAGTCAAGAGACTAAGCAAATACCAAATTTGGAAAA GAAACTTCATAAGCATCAGAATTTGATCTTTTTAAATGACATCTTATCACAGGTCATCCTCGCCGCCCTGGCTTCTGTGGCCCTTGGTGTGCCTCAGGGATATAGTGCCCCGGCCCCTCGTTCCTCTGTGAGGGACGACTCCTTCGAGGATGTGGCTATCTTGAGGGACGACCGAGTCCACGAGGACGACGGAAGGTACAACTTCGACATCGAAGCCGAAAACGGGATCAGGGCATCGGAGTCAGGTTCTCCTAATGGTCCAGCGGGCGCCATCACCAGTGCCGGGGAATACTC CTACACTGCACCTGACGGTACCGACGTAGTCGTGAGATACGTCGCTGACGAGAACGGCTTCCAGCCCCAGTCCGATCTGCTTCCAGTGGCCCCAGAATTCCCCCACCCAATtccccagttcgtcctcgaccagatcgccTTCGCTGCCGAGGAAGACGCCCGTCGTCCACGAACAGATTCCTTCGAGAGGTCCGGCTCCGTTCGAGCCCCATCCACCTCCTATCAGAGACCTTAG
- the LOC137620186 gene encoding cuticle protein AM/CP1114-like produces MKIVILAALASVALGVPQGYGAPAPRSSVRDDSFEDVAILRDDRVHEDDGRYNFDIEAENGIRASESGSPNGPAGAITSAGEYSYTAPDGTDVVVRYVADENGFQPQSDLLPVAPEFPHPIPQFVLDQIAFAAEEDARRPRTDSFERSGSVRAPSTSYQRP; encoded by the exons ATGAAGATC GTCATCCTCGCTGCTCTGGCTTCTGTGGCCCTTGGCGTCCCTCAGGGATACGGCGCCCCTGCCCCTCGTTCCTCTGTGAGGGACGACTCCTTCGAGGACGTGGCCATCTTGAGGGACGACCGAGTCCACGAGGACGACGGAAGGTACAACTTCGACATCGAAGCCGAAAACGGGATCAGGGCATCGGAGTCAGGTTCTCCTAATGGTCCAGCGGGCGCCATCACCAGTGCCGGGGAATACTC CTACACTGCACCTGACGGTACCGACGTAGTCGTGCGATACGTCGCTGACGAGAACGGCTTCCAGCCCCAGTCCGATCTGCTTCCAGTGGCCCCAGAATTCCCCCACCCAATtccccagttcgtcctcgaccagatcgccTTCGCTGCCGAGGAAGACGCCCGTCGTCCACGAACAGATTCCTTCGAGAGGTCCGGGTCCGTTCGAGCCCCATCCACCTCCTATCAGAGACCTTAG
- the LOC137619938 gene encoding endocuticle structural glycoprotein SgAbd-8-like, with product MPVQDSKEEEEEEKVTEQHEVERKEKYSRFRKVNLNADDKLLIQLGQGKFCRELDIERLYKVAWLPLFSTVPTTTPKMKFTVELLNIFSLSSIQVILAALASVALGVPQGYGAPAPRSSVRDDSFEDVAILRDDRVHEDDGRYNFDIEAENGIRASESGSPNGPAGAITSAGEYSYTAPDGTDVVVRYVADENGFQPQSDLLPVAPEFPHPIPQFVLDQIAFAAEEDARRPRTDSFERSGSVRAPSTSYQRP from the exons ATGCCAGTTCAA gattcaaaggaagaagaagaagaagaaaaggttaCAGAGCAACATGaagtagaaagaaaagaaaaatactcccGTTTTAGAAAGGTAAACTTGAATGCAGATGATAAACTGCTTATCCAGTTGGGTCAAGGGAAATTTTGCCGAGAACTGGATATTGAACGACTATATAAAGTCGCCTGGTTGCCTTTATTTTCAACAGTGCCTACTACAACACCAAAAATGAAGTTT acagtggaattacttaatattttttctctttcatcaATACAGGTCATCCTCGCCGCTCTAGCTTCTGTGGCCCTTGGTGTCCCTCAGGGATATGGAGCCCCTGCCCCTCGTTCCTCTGTGAGGGACGACTCCTTCGAGGATGTGGCCATCTTGAGGGACGACCGAGTCCACGAGGATGACGGAAGGTACAACTTCGACATCGAAGCCGAAAACGGGATCAGGGCATCGGAGTCAGGTTCTCCTAATGGTCCAGCGGGCGCCATCACCAGTGCCGGAGAATACTC CTACACTGCACCTGACGGTACCGACGTAGTCGTGCGATACGTCGCTGACGAGAACGGCTTCCAGCCCCAGTCCGACCTCCTTCCAGTAGCTCCCGAATTCCCCCACCCAATtccccagttcgtcctcgaccagatcgccTTCGCTGCCGAGGAAGACGCCCGTCGTCCACGAACAGATTCCTTCGAGAGGTCCGGCTCCGTCCGAGCCCCATCCACATCTTATCAGAGACCTTAG
- the LOC137619528 gene encoding cuticle protein AMP1A-like, translating into MKFVILAALATVALAAPQYSYDAPTSRSSADSSEEVAILRDDRVHEDDGKYNFDFESENGIRFSESGSPDGDEDAIVSAGQYSYTAPDGTEVVVKYVADENGFQPQSDLLPVAPEFPHPIPQFVLDQIAFAAEEDARRARGDSREAPSRSYGAPQ; encoded by the exons ATGAAGTTT GTGATCCTTGCCGCCCTTGCCACCGTGGCCCTTGCTGCCCCTCAGTACAGCTACGACGCCCCTACTAGCCGCTCTAGCGCCGACTCCTCCGAGGAAGTGGCCATCTTGAGGGACGACAGAGTCCACGAAGACGATGGCAAATACAACTTCGACTTCGAATCCGAAAATGGCATCAGGTTCTCCGAGTCTGGATCTCCTGACGGAGATGAGGACGCCATCGTCAGTGCTGGACAATACTC CTACACTGCTCCTGATGGTACCGAAGTCGTCGTGAAATACGTTGCCGACGAGAACGGCTTCCAGCCCCAGTCCGACCTTCTTCCAGTAGCTCCCGAATTCCCCCACCCAATTCCCCAGTTCGTCTTGGACCAGATCGCCTTCGCTGCTGAGGAAGACGCCCGCCGTGCCCGCGGTGACTCTCGTGAGGCCCCATCCAG GTCCTACGGAGCCCCTCAGTAA
- the LOC137619527 gene encoding cuticle protein AMP1A-like, whose translation MQFVILAALATVALAAPQYSYDAPAGRSSAGSSEEVAILRDDRVHEDDGKYNFDFESENGIRFSESGSPDGDEDAIVSAGQYSYTAPDGTDVVVKYVADENGFQPQSDLLPVAPEFPHPIPQFVLDQIAFAAEEDARRARGGDSREAPSRSYGAPQ comes from the exons ATGCAGTTC GTGATCCTCGCCGCCCTTGCCACCGTGGCCCTTGCTGCCCCTCAGTACAGCTACGACGCCCCTGCTGGTCGCTCTAGCGCCGGCTCATCCGAAGAAGTGGCCATCTTGAGGGACGACAGAGTCCACGAAGACGATGGCAAATACAACTTCGACTTCGAATCCGAAAATGGCATCAGGTTCTCCGAGTCTGGATCTCCCGACGGAGATGAGGACGCCATCGTCAGCGCTGGACAATACTC CTACACTGCTCCAGACGGTACCGATGTTGTCGTGAAATACGTTGCCGACGAGAACGGCTTCCAGCCCCAGTCCGACCTCCTTCCAGTAGCTCCCGAATTCCCCCACCCAATTCCCCAGTTCGTCTTGGACCAGATTGCCTTCGCTGCTGAGGAAGACGCCCGCCGTGCCCGCGGTGGTGACTCTCGTGAGGCCCCATCCAGGTCCTACGGAGCCCCTCAGTAA